The following DNA comes from Thermus oshimai DSM 12092.
TGGACTCGGTAGGTCAAGGGTGGTGAGAAGCCGCTCCCGGAGAGAACATTTTGGCCTTAATGGAAAAAATACATTCGGATTTTGCCTTTGAGGGCCAAAGCTTTCCTTTGTGAAAGTCAAGGGTTTTTAGGGAAGCGGGCGCTTAGGGTTCGGGGCGGCTTGGCTTGGGGTTCCGTGTTGCTCTATGGGGTAAAATCAGCCCAAATGGACCTCAAGGCCCTCCACAAGAAGCACGTCCTCACCCCCTGGGTGGCCCAGAAGCCCCTGGACCCTCCCCTGGTGGTCCGGGGGGAAGGGGTTTGGCTTTGGGACCAGGGGGGTCGGCGCTACCTGGACCTTTCCAGCGGTCTGGTGGCCGTGAACCTGGGGCACGCCCACCCCAAGGTGGCCCAGGCCATCGGCGAGCAGGCGGCCACCCTGGCCTACGCCGCCCCGAGCCTCTTCCACGACAAAAGGGCCCTTCTCGCCCAGGCCCTTTCGGAGATTGCCCCCTGGCCGGAAGGGGCGCGGGTCTTCTTCACCCCCTCGGGCACCGAGGCCAACGAGGACGCCATAAAGTTTGTCCGGCACCTCACGGGCCGGTTTAAGATCCTCGCCGCCTACCGCTCCTTCCACGGGGCCACCATGGGCTCCGCTGCGCTTACGGGGGAGAACCGGCGCTGGCCCGCGGAGCCCGCCATGCCTGGGGTGGTCCACTTCTTCGCCCCCTACCCCTACCGGAGCCCCTTCTACACCGAAGATCCCAAGGAGGAGGTGAAGAGGGCCCTGGACCACCTGGAAAGGGTCCTCCTCCACGAGGACCCCAAGCGGGTGGCGGCCATCTTCCTGGAGCCCGTGGTGGGGTCCAACGGGGTCATCGTCTACCCCGAGGGGTACTTGGAAGGGGTCCGGGCCATATGCGACCGCTACGGCATCCTCCTGGTCTTTGACGAGGTCATGACCGGCTTTGGCCGCGTGGGGGCGGCCTTCGCCGCGGAGCGGTTTGGGGTGGTACCGGACCTCATCACCTTCGCCAAGGGGGTGACCTCGGCCTACGTGCCCCTGGGCGGGGTGCTGGTGCGGGAGGGCCTGGCCCAGGCCTTTGACGAAACCCCCCTGCCCACGGGCCACACCTACGCGGGCCACCCCCTGGCGGTGGCCGCGGGGCTCGCCGCCCTCCGGGCCTACCAGGAGGAGGGGCTTTTTGAGCGGGCCAGGCGCATGGAGCCCTTCTTCCGCGAGGCCCTTTCCGCCCTCCTCGCCCACCCCTGGGTGGGGGAGGTCCGGGGCCTGGGGGCCTTCTACGGGGTGGAGCTCGTCCAGGACCGGGAGACCAAAGAACCCCTTTCCCCCTGGCACGCGCCCTTCAGTCCCCCCATGCAGGCCCTCCTGAAGGCCCTCTTCGCGGAAGGGGTGTACCTTCTCGCCAAGCACAACCTCCTGGTGGTGGCCCCGCCCCTCACCATCACCGAAGAGGAGTTCCTGGAAGGGGTGGAGCGCCTGGGCCGGGCCCTGAGGCGGGTGGAGGCGGAGGTTGTAAGGTAGGAGGGTGCGTCGCTACGCGGACCTTCTAGACCTTCTCCGGACGCTGGAAGGCCGCCCCTACCCCGCCTATAAGGACCTGAAGGGGAGCTGGGTGGGGGAGGGGTTCGTTCTCCGCTTCGTCCACGTGCAGGGGGACCCCTTCGCCACCCCCTCGGTCCTGGAGGTGCGCTACCCCAAGGAGGCCCTGGGCCCCTATAGGGTTTACGCCAACGAGGCGGGCCGGGTGGCGGCGGAGGACTTTCTCTTGAGGAGCCTTAAGGCCCGTCTGAAGGCCCTGCCCCACGTGGGGGGCTCGGGGGCCTCGGGGCGGGTGAGCGTGGCGGTGGAAAGCCCCAAGGTGCTGAAGCGGGCGGGGGCCCATCTGGGCGAGGGCCTCTCCTTGCGCTTCCGGGTGGGCCTTCCCGCGGCGGGGCGGCGCATCCTGGGGCGGGAGGCGGAGCGGCTTTTCCGCGCCCTGGGGGAGGCCTTGAGGGGCTTCCTCCCGGAGCTTGACCGGAAGGCCCTTCTCGCCCACGTGCACCAGGCGGAGGACCATAGGGCCATCCAGGAGGCCTTAAAGGCGCGGGGCCTGGTGGCCTTCGTGGGGGAAGGAAGCGTTCTTCCCCGGGAGAGCGGGGTGAGCCAGGCGCCCCTCAAGGGGGCCATTCCCTTTGAGAGCCCTCCTTCCCTCCGGGTGGCCTTCCGCACCCCCCACCGGGGGGAGGTCTTTGGCATGGGCCTTCCTGAAGGGCTCACCCTCATCACCGGGGGCGGGTTCCACGGGAAGACCACCCTCCTCGAGGCCCTGGTCCACGGGGTCTTCCCCCACGTCCCGGGGGATGGGCGGGAGTGGGTGGTGACCCGAAGGGGGGCGCAGCGGGTCCAGTCGGAGGACGGGCGGAGCGTGGTGGGGGTGGACCTGAGGCCCTTCGTCCACGACCTGCCCCTGGGCCAGGACACCCGCTTCTTCACCACGGAGGACGCCTCGGGCTCCACCAGCCTGGCCGCGGGGATTCTGGAGGCCCTGGAGATGGGGGCGGAGGTCCTTTTCCTGGACGAGGACACCTCGGCCACCAACCTCCTGGTGCGGGACGCCCGCATGCAGGCCCTGGTCCGGCGGGAGACCCTCACCCCCCTTCTGGACCGGGTGGGGGACCTGAAGGCTTTGGGGGTGAGCCTGGTCCTGGTGGTGGGAGGGGTGGGGGACTACCTGGAGCTGGCGGACACCGTGGTCCTCATGGAGGGGTACCGGCCCAGGGAGGCCACCCTCGAGGCCCGCGAGGTGGCCCGGGCCCACCCCACGGGCCGGGTCTTCGGCGAGCCCCGCTACCCCCTTAGGGTCGTCCCCCGGGCCCCCCTCCCCGAAAGCTTTGACCCCAGGCGGGGCCGGAAGGAACGGGTGAAGGGCCGGGGCCTGCGGGAGCTCCTCTTCGGGGAAGAGGTGGTGGACCTCTCCGCCCTGGACCTCTTTGAGGAGGCCCAGGTGCGCGCCTTAGGGGCCCTTTTCAAGCGCCTCCAGGCCCTTTCGGACGGGAAGACCCCCCTGAAGGCCCTGGCGGAGCGCGCCCTTTCGGGGGTGGAGGACCTCTTCTTCCTGGAGGAGGCCCCGGAGCTCGCCGAGGTGCGCCCCCTGGAGCTCGCCGCCGCGGTGAACCGGCTGAGGAGCCTCGAGGTGCGGCAGGTGTCTGGAGAGGGGTAGGCCTTTTCCGCTAGCCCGGGGCCTTTTCCAAGGCCAGATACGCCAGGGCCCTGGCGGCCGCCTTCCTGCCGGAGCGCACCACCTCGGGGAGGCCCACCCCCTCCAGGTAGTTCCCCGCTAGGAACACCCCGGGGGCCTTGAGGAGGGCCATCTCCAGCCGCTCAATCCGCTCCAGGTGCCCCACCCGGTAGGCGGGCATCCCCTCGGGGAAGCGGAAGGCCCAGGCCCGGTGGACCTTGGGCGTAAAGCCAAGGAAGCGGGCGAGGTCCTCCAGGGCCAGGCGGATGAGCTCGGCCTCGCCCAGGCGGGCCTCCTCCCCCGAGAGGTAGGCCCGCACCAGGCTGAAGCCTTCCGGGGCCCTTTCCGGCCACTTCTGGTGGGTCCAGGTGAAGCCCCGCACCCTGTACCCCTCCCCCTTGGCGATGAGGAGGCCGTGGCCGGAAAGGGGAAGCGCCTCGGCGAAGGCCAGGCTCACCGTGGCCGCGGGGGTGTGGGGGATGCCCTTTAAGAGGGCGGTGGCCTCGGGGAGGAAGGGCCTTAAGAGCGCGGCCGCCTGGGGGGCCGGGGTGGCCAGGACCACCGCCTCCGCCTCCAGGAAGCCCCTTGGGGTGTGGACCCGGTAGCGGCTTCCCTGGGCCTCGAGGCCTAGGGCCGGGGTGCCGAGGAGGACGCTTTCCGAAAGGGCCTCCGCCATCTTGCGGGTGAGGGCGGAAAGCCCTTCCCGGAAGGAGAAGAAGAGGCTTCCCCCCTCCCGGCTCCCCCGGGCCTTCCTGGCCCGCATGGCCCCCAGGATGAGGCTCCGGTGCTTCCGCTCCAGCTCCAAAAGCTGGGGGAAGGCCGCCCGCATGGAAAGCTCGTCCGGCTCCCCCCCGTAGATCCCCCCGCTCAAGGGGGCCACCAGGGCCCGGTAGACCTCGGGCCCAAGCCGCCGTTCCACGAAGGCCTTCAGGCCCTCGTCCGGGGCGCCACCCCGGGGGAGGAGGAGGTCTAAGAGGGCCCTAAGCTTCCCCGAGAAGGAGAGGAGAGGGGTTTTGGCCAGGGCCCTCAGGTCCCCCGGCACCACCTGGAGAAGGCCCTCGGGCAGGGGGTGGGCCTTGCCCCCTTTGAGGATGTAGGCCGAGGGCTTGGCGGGGAGGGTCCCCACGGGCTCCAGGCCAAACCGCTCCCCAAGCTCCAAGACCTCCTTCTTGTAGCGCACGCTGGCGTCCGGCCCCCCCTCCAGGAGAAAGCCCTCCTGGCGGTGGGTGCGCACTTTGCCCCCAAGCCTTAAGTTCCCTTCCAGGAGGAGGACCTCCGCCCCGGCCTCCTTGAGGGCGAGGGCGGCGGAAAGCCCCGCCCAGCCCCCGCCCACCACTACGACCTGAGCCACGCCGCCTCCACCAGGTCCTTCAGGACCTGGATGTAGTCCAGGTCGGCGTTCAGGCTCCGGGTGCGGAGGAGCCTTAGGCCCACCTCCTGGGCCGTGGCCTGGGCCTCGAGGTCCAGGTCGTAGAAGACCTCCAGGTGGTCCGCGGGGAAGCCCACCGCGGTCACCACCACCTCCTCGTACCCCTCCTCCTTAAGGGCCCTCAGGTGCTCGTTGATGTCGGGGCCGAGCCAGGGCTCGGGGGTGCGGCCCGCGGACTGGTAGGCCACGCTGAAGCGGGGGAGGCCCAGGCGCTTGGCCACCAGCTCCGCCGTCTTCTCCACCTGCCTGGGGTAGGGGTCCCCCCGCTCCACCGCGGCGACGGGGATGGAGTGGGCGGTGAAGACGAAGGCCGCCTTTTTCGGCTCCCTAAGCCGCCAGATGGCCTCCTCTACCCTTCTTGCGTAGCAGGCGATGAGGCCGGGGTGGGCCTCGTAGCTTTCCACCCAGACCATCTCTATGGGGTCGGGGAGGCCCTTTAGGGCCTGCTCCACCTTCTCCTTGTACTCGGCCACGCTCCTTAAGGAGTAGTGGGGGGCGGCCACGATGGCCACCGCCCGCCGCACCCCGTCCTCGTGCATGGCCGCCACCGCCTCCCCGATGGAGGGGAGCCAGTGCTTGGTGCCCACGTAGACCCGGGCCGGCCCCTGGGGGGCCCGGGGGGGGAAGGGCCCCTGGAGGCGGCGGGGGTAGGGGGGGGCCTCGAGGTTCAGGAGGGCCTGAAGCCTTATGGCCTGGACCAGGGTGATCTCGTTCAGGGGGCTTTTGCCGATGGCCTCGTAGCGGCCCTGGAGCTCCTCCAGGAGCTCATGGGGGGGCTTTTTGCCCCGGCGGATGTCCGTGTAGTAGGGCTCGAGGTCCTCAGGGCCGTAAGGGGTGCCGTACGCCATGAGAAGGACGTTCATCTTCCCTCCTTCAGGAGTTCTACCACGTAGCGCACGTGTTCTTCTGGGGTCTTGGGCAGAATCCCGTGCCCCAGGTTGAAGATGTGTCCGGGGCGGCCTGCGTTTTCCGCCAGGATCCGCCCCACCTCCCGCCGGATCACCTCCTTGGGGGCGAAGAGGAGGGCGGGGTCCAGGTTGCCCTGCACGGGGGTGTCCCCCAGGACCCCCCGGGCCCAGGGGAGGGGGGTGTGGTGGTCCAGGCCGATGACCTCCCCCCCCGCCTCCTGCATGTCCTTAAGGAGGCCCATGGTGCCCACGCCGAAGTGGATCACGGGCCCCGCCCCTTTTAGCATCCCGAAAAGCCTTTCCATGTGGGGCTTCACGTAGCGGCGGTAGTCCGCAGGGGCAAGGGCCCCCACCCAGGAGTCAAAGACCTGGAGGAGGTCGGCCCCTGCCGCTTTCTGGGCCAGGAGGTAGCGGGCCATGGCCTCGGTGAGCTTCTCCATGAGGCGGTGCCAGAGGGCCTCCTCCCGGTACATGAGGCCCTTCACCTCCAGGAAGTGCCGGCTTGGCCCCCCCTCCACCAGGTAGCTCGCCAGGGTGAAGGGGGCCCCGGCGAAGCCGATGAGGGGCACCTTTAGCACCTCCTTGAGGCGCCTGATGCTCTCCAGGACGAAGGGCACGGCCTCCTCGGGCTCCAAGGGCCTTAGGGCCTCCACATCCTCCGAGGTGCGGATGGGGCGGTGGATCACGGGCCCCTTCCCCTCCACCAGGCTCAGGTCCACCCCCATGCCGTAGAGGGGGGTGGTGATGTCCGCGAAGAGGATGGCTGCGTCCACCCCCAGTTCCCGCACCGGCAGCAGGGTGACCTCCACGCAAAGCTCGGGTTCCCTCACGATCTCCACCAGGCTGTAGCGCTCCCGGATGCGCCGGTAGGAGGCCTGGTAGCGCCCGGCCTGGCGCATGAACCAGACCGGGGGGCGGGGGGTGGGCTCCCCCCGGGCGGCCCTAAGGATCAGATCGTCCACGCCCCCCATCC
Coding sequences within:
- a CDS encoding aminotransferase class III-fold pyridoxal phosphate-dependent enzyme, whose product is MDLKALHKKHVLTPWVAQKPLDPPLVVRGEGVWLWDQGGRRYLDLSSGLVAVNLGHAHPKVAQAIGEQAATLAYAAPSLFHDKRALLAQALSEIAPWPEGARVFFTPSGTEANEDAIKFVRHLTGRFKILAAYRSFHGATMGSAALTGENRRWPAEPAMPGVVHFFAPYPYRSPFYTEDPKEEVKRALDHLERVLLHEDPKRVAAIFLEPVVGSNGVIVYPEGYLEGVRAICDRYGILLVFDEVMTGFGRVGAAFAAERFGVVPDLITFAKGVTSAYVPLGGVLVREGLAQAFDETPLPTGHTYAGHPLAVAAGLAALRAYQEEGLFERARRMEPFFREALSALLAHPWVGEVRGLGAFYGVELVQDRETKEPLSPWHAPFSPPMQALLKALFAEGVYLLAKHNLLVVAPPLTITEEEFLEGVERLGRALRRVEAEVVR
- the hemE gene encoding uroporphyrinogen decarboxylase is translated as MGGVDDLILRAARGEPTPRPPVWFMRQAGRYQASYRRIRERYSLVEIVREPELCVEVTLLPVRELGVDAAILFADITTPLYGMGVDLSLVEGKGPVIHRPIRTSEDVEALRPLEPEEAVPFVLESIRRLKEVLKVPLIGFAGAPFTLASYLVEGGPSRHFLEVKGLMYREEALWHRLMEKLTEAMARYLLAQKAAGADLLQVFDSWVGALAPADYRRYVKPHMERLFGMLKGAGPVIHFGVGTMGLLKDMQEAGGEVIGLDHHTPLPWARGVLGDTPVQGNLDPALLFAPKEVIRREVGRILAENAGRPGHIFNLGHGILPKTPEEHVRYVVELLKEGR
- the hemG gene encoding protoporphyrinogen oxidase; translation: MAQVVVVGGGWAGLSAALALKEAGAEVLLLEGNLRLGGKVRTHRQEGFLLEGGPDASVRYKKEVLELGERFGLEPVGTLPAKPSAYILKGGKAHPLPEGLLQVVPGDLRALAKTPLLSFSGKLRALLDLLLPRGGAPDEGLKAFVERRLGPEVYRALVAPLSGGIYGGEPDELSMRAAFPQLLELERKHRSLILGAMRARKARGSREGGSLFFSFREGLSALTRKMAEALSESVLLGTPALGLEAQGSRYRVHTPRGFLEAEAVVLATPAPQAAALLRPFLPEATALLKGIPHTPAATVSLAFAEALPLSGHGLLIAKGEGYRVRGFTWTHQKWPERAPEGFSLVRAYLSGEEARLGEAELIRLALEDLARFLGFTPKVHRAWAFRFPEGMPAYRVGHLERIERLEMALLKAPGVFLAGNYLEGVGLPEVVRSGRKAAARALAYLALEKAPG
- a CDS encoding ABC-ATPase domain-containing protein — its product is MRRYADLLDLLRTLEGRPYPAYKDLKGSWVGEGFVLRFVHVQGDPFATPSVLEVRYPKEALGPYRVYANEAGRVAAEDFLLRSLKARLKALPHVGGSGASGRVSVAVESPKVLKRAGAHLGEGLSLRFRVGLPAAGRRILGREAERLFRALGEALRGFLPELDRKALLAHVHQAEDHRAIQEALKARGLVAFVGEGSVLPRESGVSQAPLKGAIPFESPPSLRVAFRTPHRGEVFGMGLPEGLTLITGGGFHGKTTLLEALVHGVFPHVPGDGREWVVTRRGAQRVQSEDGRSVVGVDLRPFVHDLPLGQDTRFFTTEDASGSTSLAAGILEALEMGAEVLFLDEDTSATNLLVRDARMQALVRRETLTPLLDRVGDLKALGVSLVLVVGGVGDYLELADTVVLMEGYRPREATLEAREVARAHPTGRVFGEPRYPLRVVPRAPLPESFDPRRGRKERVKGRGLRELLFGEEVVDLSALDLFEEAQVRALGALFKRLQALSDGKTPLKALAERALSGVEDLFFLEEAPELAEVRPLELAAAVNRLRSLEVRQVSGEG
- the hemH gene encoding ferrochelatase, whose translation is MNVLLMAYGTPYGPEDLEPYYTDIRRGKKPPHELLEELQGRYEAIGKSPLNEITLVQAIRLQALLNLEAPPYPRRLQGPFPPRAPQGPARVYVGTKHWLPSIGEAVAAMHEDGVRRAVAIVAAPHYSLRSVAEYKEKVEQALKGLPDPIEMVWVESYEAHPGLIACYARRVEEAIWRLREPKKAAFVFTAHSIPVAAVERGDPYPRQVEKTAELVAKRLGLPRFSVAYQSAGRTPEPWLGPDINEHLRALKEEGYEEVVVTAVGFPADHLEVFYDLDLEAQATAQEVGLRLLRTRSLNADLDYIQVLKDLVEAAWLRS